CATCTTCGGAGCCAACCTGCGATTTTTGCTGAGTCGTCTGGCCGCTAGAGAATACGGTCCCGCTTTTCCTTTTGGTACGCTCGTCATCAACGTCGTTGGCAGCTTTATCGTGGGCTTCTTCGTGATCTGGACCACCGAGCGGGTATTGGTCGACCCACGCTGGCGCCTGTTGGTGGCGGTAGGTTTCTGCGGCTCGTTCACTACGTTTTCCAGCTACGCGTTTGAGACCATGGTGTACTTTGAGCAAGGCCAGTGGGGACTATTGCTGGCCAACGTTCTCAGCAACAATCTGCTATGCCTGGGCGCAGCCCTGGCGGGAATGGCGCTGGCACGGGCGCTGTAAAGACTTCTGGAGAGCTTCGCAAGTAAAATGCTAAGTGCCATGGCGGTACAGATCACTGTCTATCTGAACGAAGCGGACCAGTGGCATCACCGGCCGCTGCACCTGGAGATTCTGACCTATTTACACAAAGAAAAAGTGTACGCGGCCACAGCAGTCCACGGCGTGGCGGGATTTCTAGGCCGACAGCGGGTGGAGACGGCGCATCTCGTAGAGGCGGGCGGAAAGCTGCCGGTGATTATTGTAT
Above is a window of Candidatus Sulfotelmatobacter sp. DNA encoding:
- the crcB gene encoding fluoride efflux transporter CrcB yields the protein MKDFLAISLAAIFGANLRFLLSRLAAREYGPAFPFGTLVINVVGSFIVGFFVIWTTERVLVDPRWRLLVAVGFCGSFTTFSSYAFETMVYFEQGQWGLLLANVLSNNLLCLGAALAGMALARAL
- a CDS encoding DUF190 domain-containing protein, whose translation is MAVQITVYLNEADQWHHRPLHLEILTYLHKEKVYAATAVHGVAGFLGRQRVETAHLVEAGGKLPVIIVFVDTDDYVNRVLPTLKAMAAHRLIVRENVVLEQGNLEQDNLD